Proteins encoded by one window of Anaerosalibacter sp. Marseille-P3206:
- the prdR gene encoding sigma-54 dependent transcriptional regulator PrdR codes for MFLQSYSIPVKDVMSSDFFKMNREENLDVAVEHLLHNIKKEIIVYDEDNICGIVTMSDIKKVMGQDFSKVSLDRIMSRDIISVDSNECIFNCRSIMIKNNIRRLLVLENGVIVGILREEHIGDYFYKGVEEAELAIKHIFDNIHEAVCVVDSKGRIVIWNKNAEKLYGFSETELKGKLLEKYFPNAMDLKVSDTKEGVKNIYHSPKEGYHVIISASPIIIDGKLYGVVSTEKDISEVEELQNELNKARQQLEILERQIKGYAQEPFKRIIGSSNKIQEKINISKQIAPSNVSVLITGESGTGKEEFARAIHFCSGLSGNFVPVNCSAIPYELFESEFFGYTRGAFTGANREGKSGFFELANEGTLFLDEIGDLPLSMQGKLLRVLQDKKIRKVGGEKYIPLNVRIISATNKDLLEMVKEETFREDLFYRINVVEIKLPPLRERKEDIVPLVDYFLKEFCKENNKPLPKIESNVVEILVENEWKGNIRELKNVVEHMAIMCNNGVISLEHLPKYIIKRDFSDFYNYNVDGFDLNKSLAKFELNIIKKALEISNGNKKEASILLNIPRTTLHSKLKKYGMDN; via the coding sequence ATGTTTTTACAATCCTACAGTATTCCAGTTAAAGATGTAATGAGTAGTGATTTTTTCAAAATGAATAGAGAAGAAAATTTAGATGTTGCAGTTGAGCATTTACTTCACAATATCAAAAAAGAAATAATAGTATATGATGAAGATAATATTTGTGGAATAGTCACTATGTCAGATATTAAAAAAGTAATGGGTCAAGATTTTTCTAAAGTGTCATTAGATAGGATTATGTCAAGAGATATTATTTCAGTTGATTCTAATGAATGTATATTTAATTGTAGAAGTATAATGATTAAAAACAATATTAGAAGGCTTTTGGTTTTGGAAAATGGAGTAATTGTAGGTATTCTAAGAGAAGAACATATTGGAGATTATTTTTATAAAGGTGTTGAAGAAGCAGAATTAGCTATAAAACATATATTTGATAATATTCACGAAGCAGTATGCGTTGTTGATAGTAAAGGAAGAATAGTAATATGGAATAAAAACGCAGAAAAACTCTATGGTTTTAGTGAAACTGAGCTTAAGGGAAAACTATTAGAAAAATATTTTCCCAATGCTATGGATTTAAAGGTTTCTGATACAAAAGAGGGTGTTAAAAACATCTATCACTCTCCAAAGGAAGGATATCATGTAATAATAAGTGCTTCACCTATTATTATAGATGGAAAACTATATGGAGTAGTAAGTACAGAAAAAGATATAAGTGAAGTTGAAGAACTGCAAAATGAATTGAATAAGGCAAGACAACAGTTAGAGATATTGGAAAGACAGATAAAAGGCTATGCTCAAGAACCATTTAAAAGAATAATAGGAAGTAGCAATAAGATTCAAGAGAAAATTAATATTTCTAAACAGATAGCTCCTTCCAATGTTTCAGTACTTATTACAGGAGAAAGTGGTACTGGAAAAGAAGAATTTGCGAGGGCAATACATTTTTGCAGTGGTTTAAGTGGAAATTTTGTTCCAGTAAACTGTAGTGCTATACCTTATGAATTATTTGAAAGTGAGTTCTTTGGATATACTAGGGGAGCTTTTACTGGGGCAAATAGGGAAGGTAAAAGTGGTTTTTTTGAGTTGGCAAATGAAGGGACTCTTTTTTTAGATGAAATAGGTGATTTGCCATTATCTATGCAAGGAAAACTACTAAGAGTACTACAAGACAAAAAGATAAGAAAAGTAGGAGGAGAAAAGTATATACCATTAAATGTGAGAATTATTTCTGCTACCAATAAAGATTTACTTGAGATGGTAAAAGAAGAAACATTTAGGGAAGACCTCTTTTATAGGATAAATGTAGTTGAAATTAAATTGCCACCATTAAGAGAACGTAAGGAAGATATTGTTCCTTTAGTAGATTATTTTTTGAAAGAATTTTGTAAAGAAAATAACAAACCACTACCTAAAATAGAAAGCAATGTTGTGGAAATACTAGTTGAAAATGAGTGGAAAGGAAATATAAGAGAACTAAAAAATGTTGTAGAACACATGGCTATAATGTGTAATAATGGAGTTATTTCGTTAGAACATCTGCCAAAATATATTATTAAGAGAGACTTTAGTGATTTTTATAATTATAATGTTGATGGTTTTGATTTAAATAAATCATTAGCTAAATTTGAATTAAATATTATAAAAAAGGCATTGGAAATTTCAAATGGTAACAAAAAAGAAGCGTCTATACTCTTGAATATACCTAGGACTACACTTCATTCTAAACTTAAAAAATATGGAATGGATAATTAA
- the hypD gene encoding trans-4-hydroxy-L-proline dehydratase → MNERVRLLRENSLNAQPFMSIERAKIVTDTYKEYYGKVSTPVLRALTFKAIMEKKAICINEGELIVGERGEKPKGTPTYPEVCCHTLEDLKMINDREKISFQVSEEVANIQKEEIIPFWKGKSIREKIFDQMTDEWKDCYFAGVFTEFMEQRAPGHTAGDGKIYEKGFLDFKEEIKESLSKIDYFNDDSSYEKQEQLKAMLICCDAIIEYGKRYSEAAKALAEKEFNAKRKEELLKISEICSHVPANKPRSFWEALQMYWFVHVGVITELNPWDSFNPGRLDQHIYPFYKKDIEEGKMTEEEAKELLQCFWVKFNNHPAPPKVGVTLKESGTYTDFANINSGGLKADGSDGVNDVTYMVLDVIDEMRLLQPSSNIQLSQKNPDRFLKRALHIIKKGWGQPSIFNADAVVEELLRQGKSIEDARCGGNSGCVETGAFGKEAYILTGYFNLNKVLEITLHNGVDPVTSKKLGIETGDPREFKTFEELMKAFEKQLNHFIDIKIRGNNMIEKIYQKYMPCPFLSIIIDDCIKNGMDYNAGGARYNTSYIQGVGIGTITDTLASIKQNVYDEKYLSMDKLLEVLDSDFAGYEDIRSRFINHTPKYGNDDDYADDIMKVVFDMFYESVNGRVNMKGGQYRINMLPTTCHVYFGSVLGATADGRKAKEPLSEGISPVQGRDQYGPTAVIKSASKMDHIKTGGTLLNQKFTPRLLEDEQGIDNLLHLVRAYFKMGGHHIQFNVVNAETLKEAQKYPEKYKDLIVRVAGYSDYFCDLNTELQNEIINRTEHDSF, encoded by the coding sequence ATGAATGAAAGAGTTAGATTGTTGAGAGAAAATAGTCTTAATGCACAACCTTTTATGTCAATTGAAAGGGCAAAAATCGTAACAGATACTTATAAAGAGTATTATGGAAAAGTTTCAACTCCTGTTTTGAGAGCTTTAACATTTAAGGCTATAATGGAGAAGAAAGCTATATGTATTAATGAGGGTGAGTTAATAGTAGGAGAAAGAGGAGAAAAACCTAAGGGAACTCCAACTTATCCAGAAGTATGCTGTCATACATTAGAAGATCTTAAAATGATCAATGATAGGGAAAAAATTTCTTTTCAAGTATCGGAAGAAGTAGCTAATATTCAAAAAGAGGAAATAATACCTTTTTGGAAAGGCAAAAGTATAAGAGAAAAAATATTTGATCAAATGACTGATGAGTGGAAAGATTGTTATTTCGCAGGGGTATTTACTGAGTTTATGGAGCAAAGAGCACCAGGGCATACTGCTGGAGATGGGAAAATATACGAAAAAGGATTTTTAGATTTTAAAGAAGAGATAAAAGAAAGTTTATCAAAAATTGATTATTTTAATGATGATAGTTCTTATGAAAAACAAGAGCAACTTAAAGCTATGCTCATATGTTGTGATGCAATAATAGAGTATGGAAAGAGATATAGTGAGGCAGCAAAGGCTTTAGCTGAAAAGGAATTTAATGCAAAGAGAAAAGAAGAACTACTTAAGATTAGTGAGATATGCTCACATGTACCTGCTAACAAACCAAGATCATTTTGGGAAGCACTTCAAATGTATTGGTTTGTCCATGTTGGAGTCATAACTGAATTAAATCCTTGGGATTCATTCAATCCAGGAAGATTAGACCAACATATATATCCTTTCTACAAAAAAGACATTGAAGAAGGTAAAATGACTGAAGAAGAAGCAAAGGAATTGTTACAATGTTTCTGGGTTAAATTCAACAACCATCCAGCACCTCCAAAGGTAGGAGTTACTTTAAAGGAAAGTGGTACCTATACAGATTTTGCTAATATAAATAGTGGAGGACTAAAAGCTGATGGTTCAGATGGAGTTAACGATGTAACTTATATGGTTTTAGATGTTATAGATGAAATGAGACTATTACAACCTAGTTCAAATATTCAACTTAGTCAAAAAAATCCAGATAGATTCTTAAAAAGAGCCCTTCATATTATTAAAAAAGGTTGGGGGCAACCATCTATATTCAATGCAGATGCAGTAGTAGAAGAATTACTAAGACAAGGAAAGTCTATAGAAGATGCCAGATGTGGTGGGAATAGCGGTTGTGTTGAAACTGGAGCTTTTGGAAAAGAGGCATATATATTGACAGGATATTTTAATCTAAACAAAGTATTAGAAATAACATTGCACAATGGAGTTGATCCTGTTACTTCAAAGAAACTTGGGATCGAAACTGGAGATCCACGAGAATTTAAAACTTTTGAAGAATTAATGAAAGCTTTTGAAAAACAATTGAATCATTTTATAGATATAAAAATTAGAGGAAACAATATGATTGAAAAGATATACCAAAAATATATGCCTTGTCCATTCTTATCAATAATAATTGATGACTGTATAAAAAATGGAATGGATTACAATGCTGGTGGAGCTAGATACAATACTAGTTACATTCAAGGGGTAGGAATAGGAACTATAACAGATACTTTAGCATCTATTAAGCAGAATGTTTATGATGAAAAATATTTGTCTATGGACAAATTGCTAGAAGTTCTAGATTCAGATTTTGCAGGCTATGAAGATATAAGAAGTAGATTTATAAATCATACTCCTAAGTATGGTAATGATGATGACTATGCAGATGATATAATGAAAGTAGTATTTGATATGTTCTATGAATCTGTTAATGGTAGAGTGAATATGAAGGGCGGACAGTATAGAATAAATATGCTTCCTACTACATGTCATGTTTATTTTGGTTCAGTATTAGGAGCAACTGCAGATGGTAGAAAAGCTAAGGAACCACTATCTGAAGGTATTTCTCCAGTACAGGGACGTGATCAATATGGTCCTACAGCAGTTATTAAATCAGCTTCAAAAATGGATCATATAAAAACTGGTGGTACACTTCTAAATCAAAAGTTTACACCTAGGTTATTAGAGGATGAACAAGGAATAGACAATTTGTTGCATTTAGTTAGAGCATATTTCAAAATGGGTGGTCATCATATTCAATTTAATGTAGTAAATGCTGAAACCTTAAAGGAAGCACAAAAGTATCCTGAAAAGTACAAGGATTTAATTGTAAGAGTAGCAGGATATAGTGATTATTTCTGTGATTTAAATACAGAGTTACAAAATGAGATTATTAATCGTACAGAACATGACAGCTTTTAA
- a CDS encoding M24 family metallopeptidase has product MSRIDALKTVMDENNIDGLFLVTVPNVRYISRFTGCDSFVFITSKNNYFITDSRYTEQAEAQCDGFDVVRYGSTSPWKPLMETVNDLAKKDGVKRIGFEKEYLTFSMYENMSKKLQDIELVPTSYLVEGLRIIKDEEEISLIKKASEIADEAYSHILKQIKVGMTEIELALELDYKMRKLGAEDVSFDTIFISGKKTSLPHGQPSDKVIEYGDFVTMDFGALYKGYHSDMTRTVVVGEASEEQLKIYNLVKKAQQIGLDTVRAGITGEEVDKKVRESMGEYNKYFGHGLGHGLGLELHEIPFMGVNCTTVLKENFVVTVEPGIYIPGWGGVRIEDTVVIKEDGIDIITHSPKELITI; this is encoded by the coding sequence ATGTCAAGAATAGATGCATTAAAAACAGTAATGGATGAAAATAATATTGATGGGCTTTTCTTAGTTACTGTACCAAATGTAAGGTATATAAGTAGATTTACTGGTTGTGATTCTTTTGTATTTATTACAAGTAAAAATAATTATTTCATTACAGATTCTAGATATACAGAACAGGCAGAAGCTCAATGCGATGGTTTTGATGTTGTAAGATATGGTTCAACTTCACCTTGGAAGCCACTTATGGAAACAGTAAATGATTTGGCAAAAAAGGATGGGGTTAAGAGAATAGGATTTGAAAAGGAATATTTGACTTTTAGTATGTATGAGAATATGTCTAAAAAACTTCAAGATATAGAATTGGTACCAACTTCTTATTTAGTTGAAGGATTAAGAATTATTAAGGATGAAGAAGAAATAAGCCTTATAAAGAAAGCGTCAGAAATAGCAGATGAAGCATATTCACATATACTTAAACAAATAAAAGTTGGCATGACAGAGATAGAATTAGCATTGGAACTAGACTATAAGATGAGGAAATTAGGAGCTGAAGATGTTAGTTTTGATACCATATTTATATCTGGCAAGAAGACATCTCTTCCTCACGGGCAACCTTCTGATAAGGTTATTGAATATGGAGATTTCGTGACAATGGATTTTGGAGCATTATACAAAGGATATCATTCTGATATGACTAGAACCGTTGTTGTTGGTGAAGCTAGTGAAGAGCAACTTAAGATTTATAATCTAGTTAAGAAAGCGCAACAAATAGGATTAGATACAGTAAGAGCAGGTATCACTGGTGAAGAAGTAGACAAAAAAGTAAGAGAGTCCATGGGCGAGTATAATAAGTATTTTGGACATGGATTAGGTCATGGATTGGGACTTGAACTTCATGAAATTCCTTTTATGGGAGTAAATTGTACTACAGTTCTTAAGGAAAACTTTGTTGTAACCGTTGAACCTGGAATATATATCCCAGGATGGGGCGGTGTAAGAATAGAAGATACAGTAGTTATAAAAGAAGATGGAATAGACATAATTACACATTCCCCTAAAGAACTTATTACAATATAA
- a CDS encoding CBO2463/CBO2479 domain-containing protein: MDKLKYISSERYYEGIIIEVTDGSVVIDFKGRMGQMRVPKRMVISENNLKEGQIVGFLMTYPEVIDEEINEHYLYGKRQLQKRIDNGSEL; encoded by the coding sequence ATGGATAAACTTAAATATATTTCTTCAGAAAGATATTATGAAGGTATAATAATAGAAGTAACTGATGGATCTGTAGTTATTGATTTTAAGGGAAGAATGGGACAGATGAGGGTTCCTAAAAGAATGGTCATCAGTGAAAATAATCTCAAAGAAGGACAGATAGTAGGATTTTTAATGACCTATCCTGAGGTTATTGATGAAGAAATAAATGAGCATTATTTATATGGAAAAAGACAACTTCAAAAAAGAATTGATAACGGTAGTGAATTATAA
- the prdA gene encoding D-proline reductase (dithiol) proprotein PrdA, translated as MSITMETAMEHKNSYAVTCCRFEEGTIISPENLEDPNLIPDLEDSGLVTIPENALKIGQVLGAKLLKTIDSLTPLTEDLLEGITEIESEDESKEVEEKSPEKEIKVANTNSQEEISVGNIKIHIGEGKDIDIEIPYPMMGEGFAENVEAIEVPQVESKSEEVVQEEKELRKLERKYFKIDEVKFGEETKIDGTTLYIREGICEDAVKTQDLVVSMTLDIITPERYNEYSDTIMDVQPIATKEEGEVGGGVTRVIDGAIVMVTGTDVNGVQIGEFGSSEGILEENIMWSRPGSPEMGEIFIKTNVIIKAGKNMERPGPMAAHKATDFITQEIREALKKADESLVVRNEEFVQKRRPGKKKVVIVKEIMGQGAMHDNYILPQEPVGVIGAKANVDLGNVPIVVSPLQVLDGCIHALTCIGPASKETSRHYFREPLVLEAMKDDEIDLAAVVFVGSPQANTEKFYVSKLLGMAIEAMDVDGAIVTTEGFGNNHVDFASHIEEIGMRDVSVVGMTFSAVQGQLVVGNKYMDAMIDNNKSRQGIENEVLGNNCLCHEDAIRALSMLKTKMAGEEVVAPERKFNPEVKKNNIKLIEEQTGRKIELVKNETSLKMSEKRRRKYEKDLDGEK; from the coding sequence ATGTCAATAACAATGGAAACAGCTATGGAGCATAAGAATTCTTATGCAGTTACTTGCTGTAGATTTGAAGAAGGAACTATTATTAGTCCTGAAAATTTGGAAGATCCAAATTTAATTCCAGATTTAGAAGACTCTGGACTTGTAACAATACCAGAAAATGCCCTTAAAATAGGACAGGTATTAGGAGCAAAACTTTTAAAAACAATAGATTCACTTACCCCCCTAACAGAAGATTTACTAGAAGGAATAACTGAAATTGAAAGTGAAGATGAAAGTAAAGAAGTAGAAGAAAAATCACCAGAAAAAGAAATTAAAGTTGCAAACACAAATAGTCAAGAAGAAATTAGTGTTGGAAACATTAAAATCCATATCGGAGAAGGTAAAGATATAGATATTGAAATTCCTTATCCTATGATGGGAGAAGGCTTTGCTGAAAATGTGGAAGCTATCGAAGTGCCACAAGTAGAAAGCAAAAGTGAAGAGGTTGTTCAAGAAGAAAAAGAATTAAGAAAACTTGAAAGAAAGTATTTCAAAATTGATGAAGTAAAATTTGGAGAAGAAACTAAAATAGATGGAACAACTCTTTATATAAGAGAAGGTATTTGTGAAGATGCTGTAAAAACACAAGATTTAGTAGTAAGTATGACTTTAGATATCATAACACCTGAAAGATACAATGAATATTCAGATACTATCATGGATGTTCAACCTATAGCTACAAAAGAAGAAGGCGAAGTAGGTGGAGGAGTAACTAGGGTTATTGATGGTGCAATTGTCATGGTAACAGGAACAGATGTGAATGGTGTACAAATAGGTGAGTTTGGTTCATCAGAAGGTATACTTGAAGAAAATATCATGTGGAGCAGACCTGGTTCACCAGAAATGGGAGAAATATTTATAAAGACAAATGTAATAATAAAAGCTGGTAAGAACATGGAAAGACCAGGACCTATGGCTGCTCACAAAGCTACTGACTTTATTACACAAGAAATAAGAGAAGCTTTGAAGAAAGCTGATGAAAGTTTAGTTGTAAGAAATGAAGAATTTGTTCAAAAGAGAAGACCTGGCAAGAAGAAAGTAGTTATAGTTAAAGAAATAATGGGACAAGGTGCTATGCATGATAACTATATACTTCCTCAAGAACCTGTAGGAGTAATAGGAGCTAAGGCAAATGTTGACTTAGGTAATGTGCCTATAGTAGTTTCACCATTACAAGTATTAGATGGATGTATTCATGCATTAACTTGTATAGGGCCAGCTTCAAAAGAAACTTCAAGACATTATTTCAGAGAACCATTAGTATTAGAAGCAATGAAAGATGATGAAATAGATTTAGCAGCTGTAGTATTTGTTGGTTCACCTCAAGCAAATACTGAGAAATTCTATGTATCAAAACTTCTTGGAATGGCAATTGAAGCAATGGATGTTGATGGAGCTATTGTTACAACAGAAGGCTTTGGAAACAACCACGTTGATTTTGCTAGCCATATAGAAGAAATAGGTATGAGAGATGTATCAGTAGTTGGAATGACATTCTCAGCAGTTCAAGGACAACTTGTTGTAGGAAACAAATATATGGACGCTATGATTGACAATAATAAGTCAAGACAAGGTATTGAAAATGAAGTATTAGGTAATAACTGTCTATGCCATGAAGATGCTATAAGAGCTTTAAGCATGTTAAAAACTAAGATGGCTGGAGAAGAAGTAGTAGCTCCAGAAAGAAAGTTCAATCCTGAAGTTAAGAAAAACAATATAAAATTAATTGAAGAACAAACTGGTAGAAAGATAGAGCTTGTTAAAAATGAAACTTCTCTAAAAATGAGTGAAAAGAGAAGAAGAAAATATGAAAAAGACCTTGATGGTGAAAAATAA